The region ATCTAGGAGCCAACCCTTATTTTTATAAAGCACCCCTAAAGAAGCTTGTTTGCTTTCCATAATAGGAATGTTATCGTTATCTGTAAGCTGCCATCGTCTGCTTTCAATCCCTAAAAAATCATTTTGGAAATTAATAATCTGCGAGGTACTTTGATGTTTGAATTCTCCCAATGCTTCCATTTCAAAATGATCTCCTAGAGTCTTGCGCACACTTAACCTAGGTTCTATAATCGCTTTATTAAATTTAGTCAGGTAATTTGCCCGTATTCCTGCGCGAACTGAAAAGTCTTTTTGAGCATTAGTAAACCAAGTTTGCCCAAAAGCTCCATGTTCTCTTAAAACTTCTTCATCTCGTCTTACAAATCGCGGCAAATCAATATCTCTTAAGTTAATGACTTCAGTTTCTGTAAAGCTATATCCAAGTTTGAATTGCCATTGGTTTTTCAAGAATACATTTTCAACTTTAAGGCTTGTTTCTGACACCGTATTTTCTTGTAAAAAAAATTGCTGAGATAGCACATCAGCATTTATAGATCGCAATTTGTAATTGCTCTCATAAATACTGAAACTGGTGAAAAAGTCTTCCTTCCATTGTCTTTTGTAATTTATCCCTGCGCCTATGCTGTTTTGAGATGCGCTGCTTTCCTTGGTCTGTAAAACTTCATTAAAAAGAGCTGTTTCATTAAAGCTCAAGTTGTTATTAAGAAGGATAAAGTTCACCCTGATCACATCTTTGTCTGTGGGGCTGTACAACCATCGTAAAGAGGTATCGTAGAAATCAAATCCTTGATCAGAGCTCGTCACTTCTGCAGCATTATTTTGAGCTTCTGTATATTGTGTGACTCTATCAAAATAGGTGTTGTAGGTGGGCGTTCGATAAAAATCATCCAGTGATTTTCTAGAGGCTACTTGTAAAGAAGACTTGTTACCAATCGGAATATTTGAAAACAATTCTACATTTAAAAAATTGACTCCTAAGTTTCCACTAAAATTTGAATTCACTTCTTTATCTGTCTGCATGTGAATCGTACCAGAAACTCCATCAGTAAACGATACATCTGTTCCATTATTAATGACACTTGTAGATTGAGTCATGTGGGGATTAAAGCTAGAGATGAGTCCAAAGAAATGACCTGTTTGGTACATTTTAATATCATCCCATAGTATGAGGTTTTGATCATTTGATCCACCTCGTATATTGATATTTGAAACGGTTTCATCCACACTCTTTATACTCGGCAATGCTTGAACGGTTTGCAACACATCAGCCTCTATTAAACCTGGTAACAGACTAAACTTGTCATAATTTATGGAAGTGGTCCAGTCTTGGTTTTTATCAATACCTCTAACAAGATAAGCCTCGAGCAACACGGTATTTATAAATTCTTGCTCAATGGACATAGAAATGATAGAACATTCTAATAGGTCCAACTTACTCACTTGGAGTCTGATCGTCTTAAAGCCTATGTATCTAACACTTACTACTTCTTCCAAAGAGGATAATTCCATCTCAAAATAACCATTCGCATCACTGATCGCATCATCTTTATTCCCAGAAATTGTGGCTCCTAAAAGCGGTTGATCTAAGGAAGCATCATAGATAAAACCGCAAAATTTGATGGGTTGAGATATGGTTATCACCGAAGGACTAACTTTATTAAAAACCAAGTTGGTTTGCTTGGAGAGATTTTCAATCTTAAAAGAAAGGCTTGACTCTTTATTGGGTAATGGGTACACTTTTACATCTTTGAGAATACTGCTCTCATAATTAAAAACTACCGAATGAATTGCGGCAATCTCACTTAACACCTCTATAATAGGCACCTTTTGTCTTTGACTTTGTCCAAATGAGATTTGAAAAGCTAGGAAGGTTATAATCAGAGCTATATAAAGTCTAGTTTTGTCCATTACTGATCATTATCTCCTTATCATTTAAGATGATATAAGTCATATCAAGTGGTTGCGTTATAGATCTTAATGCATTTTCCAAGTCGTCATGTTCAAAAGCTCCTGTAAAAATCCTATTCGTGTCCTTTGGAAACTGAATTTTCACTTGGTACTGATTTTCTAATTCTAGCATCACATTTTTAAATGCGGCATTTTCAAAAACACTCATATTGGTCAACCAAGTGGGTTGTGATAACAACACATCACTTTTTAAAAGGTTGCCAGATCCTAGGGTGAATTCTGTACCTGCTGGAACTTGGACCAGACTACTGTTATAAGCTACTTGTACCAAGCCTTCATAACAAGAAACTTTAAAAACACCTTCTCTAGACAACACATTAAACTCGGTACCTAAAACACTTACGGTTCCTTGATCGGTGATAACATCAAAACGTTTTCCTTTTTCTACGTCAAAATAGGCTTCTCCTTTTAGGTTCAATATCCTTTTATCCTCCCATTGTGAGGCTTTATAAAAAAGCTCAGAGCTTTCATTTAAGGTGACTACAGAGTTATCAGGAAGAGTAATTGATTGCTTTTGTCCAGAAATAGTTGCAAAATTGTTGATTTGATCTCGATCTAAATAGGTGAAAATTCCAATACCAAGTATAAAAACAGCTGCTATTCTTGCAGCCACGTTCATCCATCGGACAGGTTTTTTCTCTTTATCCTTTAATTTGCTCTTGAGCAATTCAAAGTCATCAACTTTTTCCTGAGTAGTTCCATTGAATCGTTGTGCTTCCTCAATTATTTCTTTATATAATTCAGAGCCTTCCATAGCCTGAAAAGCCATAGCCTCTGACTCAGATAGGTCATTGTTTAACCATTTTTTAAGTAAATATTCTTTTTCCATTAGATGATGCTCTATATATAAAACAATTCAATTGAGAAATATCCCGTAATTATTTTTGATTCAATTCTTCTATTTGGCTTTTTAACTTTTTTAGTGCGGCATATATTCGGTGTTCCACCACCTTTTTGGTAACGCCTAACATTTCTGCTATTTCGTTATGTGTCTTACCATCTACCTTGCTGAGTAAAAAAGCAACTCTTTCCTCTTCTTTCAAATCAGATAATGCACCTTCGAGCTTTACTAAAAATTCCTTTTTACGCAAAATAAATTCAGGCGTTTCGTTGGTATAGTCCTTAGGTTTTACCTTTTGATAGTTGAGCACTACTTTTTGATGTTTTACTTCATTTAACATCATATTTGTAGAAGTGGTATAGAGATACGACTTTACTGCTTCTGGGGCTATTTTAGAACAATTTTCCCAAAGCTTTATAAACGCCTCTTGCACTTTATCTGTAGGGTTTAATAAAGATCCATATTTATAAAGTAAAATATTACTCAAACTTTGGGCGTACTTTTCATATAGTTTTGAAAAGTATATTTTATCGCAAATGTTTTTATGTAGTGACTGGGACAATTATCAGTTTTTCTTGGTTTAAGTCGAGAAAGGTAAATAAAAAACATAGATTTATGGGAGAAACAATCATGGAGTTGTTTTAATAATAAGAAACCTATTTTACAATGGAAACTAGCCATACCTTATTAGAAAATAGGATCACAAAATAAAAACTAAAACATGAAAACTATTCAACCTTTACTGTTCCTCTTATTAGGATTGCTTATCATTTTCACTTCTTGTCGTACAGAAAATGATTTGTCTATTGATCCTCCTACAGAGCAAGCCCTTACTGCCAATTCAGCAGTAGCGCTTCTCATGATGAAAACGGCATCAAATGACGGCTCTTCAGATAATATTATAGACAGTGCCAACTGTTTAAGCGTTCAATTGCCCGTGACTATTACTGTAAATGGAACCACTCTGATCATAAATAACGAAGACGGCTATCAAGAGATTGAGGACATTATAGACTCCTTTAATGACGACATAGATTCAATAGTTCTTTCCTACCCTATAGTAGTTGTTCTGGAAGATTATTCTACAGTCACTGTAAACTCTGACACAGAATTAGCAGCACTCGCTTCAACTTGTGCCGGAGAAAATGAATTTGATGATGATATTGAATGTATAGATTTTCAATACCCCATCACTGCATCAGTTTTCAATATAAATAATGATGTCATTAATACGATTACCATTAATAACGATAGTGACATGTATGATTTTATAGATGACTTAGATCAATTTACAGCGGCAACTATCAACTTCCCGATTTTACTTCTACTTGCTGATGGAACTACACAAAACGTATCCACTATTCAAGAGCTAGAAAATGCTATTGAAGCAGCTGAAGACACTTGTGATGAAGACGATGATTACGACTACGATGACGATGATTGTGACTTTTGTACAACTAATGACTTGGACAACATCTTTGCCACTTGTACCGACTGGGAAGTAAGTGAGTTAGAAAGAAACGATAACGATCTTACAGATACCTACAACGGTTACCTTTTCACTTTCAATAATGATGGAACTATCACCGTAGTGCAGGGTGGTAATACATGGAGTGGGACTTGGACCGCTTCAGGTACAGGAAACAACATTACTCTAACTATTAGCGTAAATGGATTACCCGACTTTAATAATACTTGGAACTTAGTAGAAATAGAACAAGAACCAGGTGAAGCTGATTTTGATTTACAACTAGGTGAAGACAGTTTAAGTTTTCTGAGCGGCTGTTAGATAATGCGTTCCTGAGTTCTCTATAATTTATAGTGCATTTCATTAAAAGTCAACCATCTGGTTGGCTTTTTTTGTTTCTTATAAGCCTAGCGCTTATAGGTAGAAGGGTTATTGCCCTATATCAAGTGCTGTATAAACTTCTATCTCTTTTAGAAAGGAAATAGAAGAAACAAATACACATTTAAATTATCACGACACCCCATAAAAGTTCTCCGCTTTTAATCTGTAAACACTGTGGATTTTTAGCTATTAAAAAAAAATAAAGAATTCTTGGGACTTTCAATCTTTGAGTTGTTTTAATTATAGAAGCAGTGTTTTAATAGCCACTATAAAAACGCCAATCATTGTAAATAATTAAAAAAACAAAATATGAAAACTTTAAAAATCACATTATTCCTTTTAGTAGGATTATTAATCAGCATTACTTCCTGTAGTACAGAAGATAGTTTAATTAATGATCGTACAGATGCGACCATTACCGCAAACTCAAATGTAGCAATTCTTATGAGTAAGACTGCAACCAATGATGGTTCTGCAGATAACATTATAGATAGTGCCAACTGTTTAAGTATTGAATTACCGGTAACAGTTACCGTAAACGGCACCACAATTATCATAGATGATGAAGATGGTTATGAAGATATTGAAGATATCATTGATCTATTTGATGATGATGTAGACAGTGTAGTCATCTCCTATCCTATCACGGTAATTCTAGCAGATTATTCTACAATAACAGTAAACTCTGATGCTGAATTAGCAGTTCTTACTGCAAATTGTACCGATGAAAATGACAACGATGATGACATAGAATGTATAGACTTTCAATACCCTATTACGGCGTCAATTTTTGATACTAACAACGTGTTAGTCAATACGGTTACTATCAATAACGATAATGATATGTATAATTTTATAGATGACCTGGATGAGACTACATCAGTAACTATTAATTTTCCTATAAGCGTAATACTTGCAGACGGAACTACACAAACCATAAATAATGTTCAAGAACTAGAAAATGCGATTGAAACAGCCGAAGACAGTTGTGATGAAGACGACGATTATGATTATGATGATGACGATTGTGATACTTGTACAACAGGTGACTTAGATAGCATTTTTGCTACTTGCCAACAATTTGAAGTAGACGACTTAAAAATAAATG is a window of Nonlabens sp. MB-3u-79 DNA encoding:
- a CDS encoding FecR family protein translates to MEKEYLLKKWLNNDLSESEAMAFQAMEGSELYKEIIEEAQRFNGTTQEKVDDFELLKSKLKDKEKKPVRWMNVAARIAAVFILGIGIFTYLDRDQINNFATISGQKQSITLPDNSVVTLNESSELFYKASQWEDKRILNLKGEAYFDVEKGKRFDVITDQGTVSVLGTEFNVLSREGVFKVSCYEGLVQVAYNSSLVQVPAGTEFTLGSGNLLKSDVLLSQPTWLTNMSVFENAAFKNVMLELENQYQVKIQFPKDTNRIFTGAFEHDDLENALRSITQPLDMTYIILNDKEIMISNGQN
- a CDS encoding RNA polymerase sigma factor is translated as MSQSLHKNICDKIYFSKLYEKYAQSLSNILLYKYGSLLNPTDKVQEAFIKLWENCSKIAPEAVKSYLYTTSTNMMLNEVKHQKVVLNYQKVKPKDYTNETPEFILRKKEFLVKLEGALSDLKEEERVAFLLSKVDGKTHNEIAEMLGVTKKVVEHRIYAALKKLKSQIEELNQK
- a CDS encoding TonB-dependent receptor, producing the protein MDKTRLYIALIITFLAFQISFGQSQRQKVPIIEVLSEIAAIHSVVFNYESSILKDVKVYPLPNKESSLSFKIENLSKQTNLVFNKVSPSVITISQPIKFCGFIYDASLDQPLLGATISGNKDDAISDANGYFEMELSSLEEVVSVRYIGFKTIRLQVSKLDLLECSIISMSIEQEFINTVLLEAYLVRGIDKNQDWTTSINYDKFSLLPGLIEADVLQTVQALPSIKSVDETVSNINIRGGSNDQNLILWDDIKMYQTGHFFGLISSFNPHMTQSTSVINNGTDVSFTDGVSGTIHMQTDKEVNSNFSGNLGVNFLNVELFSNIPIGNKSSLQVASRKSLDDFYRTPTYNTYFDRVTQYTEAQNNAAEVTSSDQGFDFYDTSLRWLYSPTDKDVIRVNFILLNNNLSFNETALFNEVLQTKESSASQNSIGAGINYKRQWKEDFFTSFSIYESNYKLRSINADVLSQQFFLQENTVSETSLKVENVFLKNQWQFKLGYSFTETEVINLRDIDLPRFVRRDEEVLREHGAFGQTWFTNAQKDFSVRAGIRANYLTKFNKAIIEPRLSVRKTLGDHFEMEALGEFKHQSTSQIINFQNDFLGIESRRWQLTDNDNIPIMESKQASLGVLYKNKGWLLDAKAYYKTVEGITTQSQGFTTKYEFERQQGSYDVYGAEFLLRKKFRKFSSWMSYSYLTNTYAFEGLEEVQFPSNFDLTHSFTMGSTYSSDSWNISGGFNYRTGKPTSIPLFGNEVSNGNVNFDTANEQRLRDYLRIDASAVYKFKINGRFRSEIGASLWNISNRENVINNFFRLNESGGADQFSRFSLGLTSNMVFRIYF